A window of Pecten maximus chromosome 12, xPecMax1.1, whole genome shotgun sequence genomic DNA:
ATACAAGCCCGGTATTTTTTGGCTTGGAGGGTCTGACCTCCTCACTGAAGGGGAATGGATATGGTCGAGTGACAACTCCTATCTGACCTATAAAAACTTCGCCCCGGGGGAACCTAACAATGCTAACGGAGGGGAACATTGTCTGGAGTTCGATTTCTCCGGAAATTTCCAATGGAACGACAATAACTGTGAGAATCGCTACAACTTCGTCTGCGAAGTACCGTAAGTAATGTTAGATAGTTTTGGAACGTCTCTTTAACCGCTAGTCCCTTCACAAACATTTCAGCGCAAGGTCGGATACATAATTCTGGTGTATTTCATGATAGATTCAAACAAGTTaaagggggaaggggggggggggggggtgcgccccccacccccacccccttaAAATCCGCCAGTGAAGCGGGCTCATTTTTCGCTAGACTTATAATCATTAAAAGAATGTTAACGAAATATTGACACTACCTTCTAAATCAAACTATGACaagttattttcatttgttggtAAATGATAAGTCGATTAGAATATTGAAACTAATACAGTTTCATAAAATATGCCAGCTTTTCTAAAATGTCACTTCttgaaatttcaaatatctACAAAAAATGCGCGATATTTATTCGTCATGAAATCATGCGAAATATCCTTTTGATTTAGAGAGGTCTCaaataaaatgacattaattaacaaaacattgatttaacTAAATTCCAAATATATATTTCGTCGTTAATATGTCTAGTAACTTCATAGGGGTTGTATAAGTACACGTCACGTGGGGAAAAAAATAAGGACTCGTCTGTGGACTTTCCCTTTAATCTGAATCATCAAAAGCATTATAGAGAGAGGTCCCTGTCATATGTTTTAACCGATTTCTATTCCCGTCCCGGATTGACGTGGAAGATTGTCAGTTCATTGTAGAAGTTTTTAAAGTCTATTTCCGTTTCTGTTTTAAATCAAGATGACCTTCCCGTCATACAATTCTACATTTCTGTCTTCGGGGTATTTCGCCTCCACACATCAACCTTTTTTAACGTGAATAATATTGACTTAGTTTTATGTTTCATGGGATAATTGTCAATACATTAAACTAAAGACATGAGCAATGCAGCGGTTTCCTTATACCGGAGTTTTGTCTTTCATGGAACTtacatgaaataaaacatagaCGTCTTTCTCTGTTTTGTAAGCGTACAGATGAATTAGGATGTCACTACGAGGTCGTTATCACTAGGGGAGGGGTCGATTTGACTAATACTCTCCCTGAACCAGGGGCGTAGAATTGGCATGAGGTATGGGAAAGAGTTGTGGTCTGTCTGACAATAGAGGAAAGTAGGTCTGAACATTTAACGGAAGTTCTCACACTGTAGGTCTTTGCCAGTAATCCAATGCTTTGTAATTAGAGGGAGGGTGAGAGTAGAAATCAAGGACTGGCGATAACAATACAATTTAAGACACATCTCGGCCAAAAATGCAGGTGGTTTTACATTAAGTCGATGTTAATCTGCACCTTAACATTTCACAATATTACTTTTTAAGCAAATAATCACATTGTAggtttttttattgtatttaattaagGTTTTGCACACTAAAACACATTGTACCTTACGTTAATTATTGTACAGCGGAGTCTTTCACGACAGggatatttgatttatttttgttattatgttacTGTTGCATTATCAGTAAGCTTGATAATTAAGCTATAATTATTGTAGCTATAAGCTATAATTATTAAGCTATTAAGCTATTAAGCTATTAAGCTATAATTATTGTACAGCGGAGTCTTTCACGACAGggatatttgatttatttttgttattatgttacTGTTGCATTATCAGTAAGCTTTACTAACTTAATTTTCTTTGTAAACAAAATCTTAACATGCAGTCGAACCTCTGTACCTCGAACTGTGATAACTCGAAGACCTTGCTTAACTCAACGTAAACATTCAGTTCCGAATGAGTAGAATTTCTACCTCAATATACTTGGTTACTTCAATTACTCGGAACATCTTGACTTTTTTCCATGGCAACGAGATcacgaagtttgactgtatttgcACATGAATCATGAAACGTTTATCAAGCCTATTTTAATTTCAGGATGAAGATGTCTTCCGGTGGGATCATAGGATGAGAGGAACAATGGTATCGTCACGtgataataataaacaattacTAAGCTAAATACATATGTTTctcatttgattttttaattatacattttaagctGCTTTCTTTCACTTCCGTTTATTCCGTAACATACACGTCCGGATTTCACTTTCGACATTGTCTTGTTCCTTTGCCATTTCCATTGGCTATAAAAGATCTTCGATTGTGTATGATGTCACTTCCGGTTTCGTGTTGCGAATGTCTCTTCATGTTTTTTTATTGCAATTAACGTGTCTAACTATAGGCATGGTGTTTTATTTAGACGAAGAAAACTATTTTTCCTTCTATGTGATGTCACTTCCGGTGTTGTTGTCTTTCATTCGGTTTGGGGTCTGATGGTCTTGCATGGGTATGTGATGCATTGTTTTCACTCTGATATATCGTAACACTACTGAAAGTATTGCTTGATGTTCAAATAAGCATTCCAAGTTTATAATTGTTATCAGAGAATGGCTAGTGTGATGAAGAAGTGTATGTAAATGAAGTGATGTTGTAAACGTACCACATCATAATAAGCTGAATCTGCCAATGCTGGTAATTAACAAGGTTACAGCTACACATGGTAAAGATAGCGTGTTAATTTGACTTAATTGGAGAACGAAGCATCACAAATACGTGTATAGTGATAATTGTCGAGTGTTTGGTGGTATCTCTCAAAGAATCAGAATAAAGAGTGTATTGCCAGATAGAAACATGCCCGAgacaatttgttttcttttttacctACCTCGAGAATAAAAAAAACGTGTGTGGCTTTTGATGCGTGTTGCTTTATCGTAGAAATCTTTTAATCTGAACTGGCGATAAAGTGAACGCCTGCAGAAAAAACTAATCCACATTCGGTGTTATCGTGGTCAGTGCGATAAGGAAGGCCATGGTCTTAATACAGCCATGAACACACTATCTCCAACCAGCAGAGGCCATGATAGGCTGCTGAGACGGACACAGGCGATAGTTTTTGGTTACTTCTTCATCAACCTTTCTTCCAAATCAgagatattttgacatttaaatacaTCAATTGCGGCGACGGAAAAGCATTTTTCACTTAATTCGATAAAGGTCACGAGCGGTCGAATTATGCGTTCTTTTATCagcaattttattttaattggcTGCTTTAGCAGGATAAACCTATGTAATACGTGACAGAGGTCTGATGAAAtcatcataaatatatacatatgtatttggaAAAGCAAAATAACTTCAAGGTTACTAAGGGCACGGCCTTTACGAATCCTGCCGATTGATGTTTCGGCGTAGCATTTCGGTAGCATTCATTAGAATTGACATATTTTCACGTAACAATGTAAACCTGACATAAACTCCCATTTACCTGGTATAGTAAACCCTATTCTATAAATTTACTTCCTCGAAATATTCCCTGGCTACCTGAGTCATCATTGATTAGGATGAGATACGTCCCCGAGTGGCTTGCCAACTCTCCATCAAGATTAGTACAGTCTTATTACCAGATAAGTATTTAATCATGAGATATTCTACAAAAATAGCAACCACGTGACAATCCAGAGCATCAAATATACAACCGTATTATTATAACCGCTATGATAGAGTAACACGCATTCTATATCCATCACAGGGGTTTCTTGTCCTGCTTCTAGTTTGGATGgcgggggccgcggtggccgagtggttaaggtgtcccgacactatatcactaaccctccacctctgggttgcaagttcgaagcatacgtggggtagttgccaggtactgaccgtaggccggtggtttttctccgggtactccggctttcctccacctccaaaacctggcaagtccttaaatgaccctggctgttaataggacgttaaacaaaataaaccaaaccaattctAGTTTGGATGAAGTGACGTCACGCCTCAAAGAAGCATCAAGTACATGgtcgttttttgttgttttttttttttttttttttgtctgaaCAGCGGAAAATGTCGACAATGAAACGAAACCGCAATAATTTAGACTAAAATCGATGAAAACGAGTGCAAAATacaaaataggaaataaaataGATTGGCGTGGAAACCATTGATAAAGTACAAGGAAATAAGACCATGTGTTTCGGAAGGTAAACTTTTGGAAGATAAAGTTTTATATCTACAAACAATAAAGAGGCTTTACTGTATCAATAAGAGAAAcgaaaaaaatacatgaaagTTCTTTCAACATGAAATGTCCGTTTTGAAAA
This region includes:
- the LOC117339903 gene encoding perlucin-like — protein: MAAIEKYDIFCMLLFLFVTTQVSGDCPSGFLVHGNSCYMDFNIQATWAEASMICNVYGGNLAEIGDEHEQHFIAGYISRKTSSSYKPGIFWLGGSDLLTEGEWIWSSDNSYLTYKNFAPGEPNNANGGEHCLEFDFSGNFQWNDNNCENRYNFVCEVPMKMSSGGIIG